GGTTGTCGAAACATGGGGCTACCTCTTTACGTAACTTGTGCATCATCAATTGCACATCCATACAATGATAATCAAATTAAAACTTAGTGAAATATACCATATGATAGTTTGATGCACGACGTATTTCGCTTCCACGCAGAATTCGGGAAAGGCTTGCATTCTAATGCTTGAGATGTTGTTTGATAATGTGATCCTTACCATTTTGCGTCTTGCTCTTATTCGTAATAGACACAAGCACATGGTGTAGAATTTTGAATGCTAACTAGTTTAATTTCCTCAATCATATTCACACAGGATCTGTTTGGAAGCGTAAACCCGACACATAATATTAACTCCCATATTGTGCCAACTCTCAACAGCATTCTTAGTAGACAAGCAACTTAAATGCTCCAAGTGATCAAGGGTTTTGTACGTAAATATTGTCAATTTTGTTGATGTCAAACTCCTAATTTGTCCAGAGATACAGCTATAAATGGTATTGTGATAAACATAAAAAACATCTGTCCTTATCCAATTTCATACATACAACAAAAAGTATATGTCTGTATATATCTGCTGCCTGCATCACTGCTACAGAAGATTTAGCGTCGTTAGTTTAGCTCATCATTGTCCAGTTGCTAAAAACTCATCCTATGTTCTCCGACTTTAACAAGTCATTACTTGTACAGTTGTACTCCAACACTCATCAAATGCAGGGTTGGATAGAGCCAATGTTCGACATTCAAAATGGCAGTCCACTGTATCAAGTATCCCGCATTCAAGTATCCCGCATTCATGTAGGGTTCGGAAAAAGATAACACCCCGAGAAGTGTAATGTAAACAGCCTAACCTAATGCTAGTAATTAGTTCTACGGCTCGAACTATAGGTTACATAGATACAACTTTACTTTTGCTCCAAGGCCCCCTTAGAAAAAAGACATTTAAAAACTATAATTCAAACAAGACATAAACATTTGTCTGGCTATACATTTTTcattaaagttaaattatttttgaaatgaaaaaaaaaacgtaTATCACATAAATTGGCACAAAAGGTATATATTTATTCGAAAAATTGCTAAAATTTCAACAAACCTTAagtttgttataaatatattatattatggatgttcatttagtactccgttgtaaataagcttcctgaagaagcttatccatatgggactccaccgtaaatatgtttatctatttagtactatattggaaataagcttcctgaagaaacttatcacttcggtacccagttatggataaacattacccccggtagaagattatccataccgggtataataagcttatcttttcagtacccggttatggataaacattacccccggtagaagattatccataccggatataataagcttatccattcagtactccgttatggataaatattgctctcagtagaagattatccatatctggtacagcagcagcttacacagcagcttgtagcagcttacacaacaacttgtagtagcagcttacacagcagcttatagtagcttacactgcagcttgtagtagcagcttacacagcagcttgtagtagcagcttacagagcagcttcctttcttctataaatagaagagatttcagttcattatgtacatcagtttgaattcgaataatatatcagtttctctctatacttgtctttactttatagtctttatttcataacacgttatcagcacgagactctgccatctcgagcaaatattttgaaagtatctgaggtaagaactttcttttcctaaataatgtcaaatctttctaaatttgaatttgtagccctggatatatcggggaaaagctacatgtcttgggtgcttgatgctgaaattcatcttgatgcgatgggtctggcagacaccatcaaggataaaaatcaggcatcaaaccaagaccgtgccaaagcaatgatattcctacgccatcaccttgatgagggcctgaaaatggaatatctcactattaaagatccagtcatactgtggaataatttgaaagatagatatgaccacctgaagatggtcgttcttccacaggcacgttatgattggactcatctaaggctacaagattttaaatctatcagtgagtataattctgctatgttcagaattatttcccaattaaaattatgtggtgataatattactgatcatgatatgttggagaaaactttcaccacttttcatgcctcgaatatgctcctgcagcagcaatatcgagagatgagatttaaaaagtattctgaacttatctcacatcttcttatagcagagcaacataatgggctattaatgaaaaatcatgaaagccgacctattggttcttgtccattccctgaagtgaatgagacgaacttccaccaagctaaacgtggaagaggtcgtggccccagtcgtggtcatgaccgtggtcggggaagaaaccccaatcatggtaataataatgcaccaaagaagccttcTCACCACCaacagtggaaaaggaaggaacaaaagcataaagcggtgcaagcgccaaatgtagaaaatgcatgctatagatgtggaggaaaatggcactggtcacgtacttgtcgtacgccaaagcacctggttgagctttatcaagcctccctgaagaagacagaaaaatgctgaagcaaattttatttctgaagataatttagacttcatgcatttggatgtagctgattactttgcactcccagaaggagaaacaagtcatgtaatcggtggtgaatctgtagaaatgtaaatattttaatttttgttatttgtaatagatagtatggttatgtaattgttgtacataaagaaaaattatgatttgataatgatgtttactataatatatcttatttatgtcattttaaagaatatggataatattattagatcaacttaaactctagcagagtttgcaagaaatatacaaccaccagaagtagttatatttcatatatctcattgtaattatattttgttaaccaccagaagtggtatatgtctatgatcaccagaagtgataatttaggctttctatagttacaattgaagataagctacataaatattctctatattaaatgcacgcctcgatttgctcctgaagtagtaaatattttaaaagaggttgaggcatcacaatttgatgtgattaatgcgcattcagataattatgttcgatttcctgaaggatgagaacttttgataatattaatccattccctgaagtgaatgtgacaatactaataagtcgggtaaatatgaacgcgctcttgatgtgaatacattacaattcacctccagaagagttaatataattgagagaatatatactcaatatttcgtattttaaatttgctcctgaagaagtaacacagttgaaattgcctcctgaagtggaaaaatattatgaagaagagttttcgtgtgcttaaacaattgttttacattgtttatttgattgtgattttctctcatgacaccagcagtgtctgagcaatatttgatagtacaaaatgtatcaataactcctgaagagctaaatgtttgcctaaagaatacatgacaccagtagtgccagataaatattagattgtggataataaattaaggctctcgaagagcttatatacaaatatgtcattcatattatatgattatggtcaaaacatatgttgtagtaaacctgaagtttactaatacaaatggctatcatagtgagactacaaatgattggaagattgataatcttcatgtttccacaatcatagggggtaaaataatatgtatgtgagaagttacccgccttattctttaatttgtactatatcatgtatcacagtaaactagaagtttactaaagcaaaagtttatgccatagtaaaccagaagtttactaagagatagcacatgacatgataaacttgaagttttcatttgccatttttaaatgagctatttgaaaattcagataagcatatactaaagaactagaagattcttcaggaattctcatgtgttgcttgttctcataatgaattgattataccagctaaagttgggactaagacccctgattctgaaatatataaaaggtgaatatgggcccgttcacctatcatgtgaaccacttataggtgcatatatgagatggttacatgtgtaattattgtcaacctgcagtttggcatttggaattgcttttctcgattaagagcataattttcagattatgaaatcaagacagttcatcttgataatgctggtttatatccaagctggtttagcattgaatacctcctattaatgtctaaaccattgcttatgagaacaaagcttcatgtgttggtctaagattttctaaattgcatatagcagcacttgtatgcatcagatcaacaatatatgataagtcctcccttcacaattggtttaggatcagaaaccaaatagtTTTACTATCTTTTATTGTGTGGTAtgtgattaatttctctaccataatacacaaagatatgtttcccaaagatgattgaggatatatgttagtttttctaacatttgaaggatggaataaacagttgaaaaatatgttatatgaatcgaattatcatgatcctcacttagaagataattcaagtcgaatgccagaagcatttgctgatccaaaattaaatatcatatttcagctgcaaatgctcctattaaaattaaagtccctgaaggatagagtttactgtacgcatgaagcgtggtagaccaatcggttccaaaggtaacaatccttgaaaaatagtaggagctaatgatcgaaatgatcaaaatgaggaggaaataagctctagaagagcccacgacataacatttcatgaaactcccgaaaaagttcaggtacctgaaaataaagaaagtgatgagatctccacaagttatgtcgcttcggaactgacacaaaatgatcgtcgacgatatatttaatacaatatagtgcacaatattgtaaacgattgtgaggatcggactagcagtccagacacttgaagatgtcgtaccatttagatacaagtcttaacctatatgacttatttggctaaatctatatgaagatccttgaaggattgaaaatgcccgaagcatataattcaaagtcttgagaaatgtactcgatcaaattataaagatctttgtacggtttaaagcaatctgggcgcatgtggtataatcaccttagtgaatatttgctgaaagaaggttacataaattatgttatttgtccatgtatttttataaagaaaatgtcatcagactttattatacttgctgtttatgttggtgacataaattggaactccagaagagctccaagagggtcttaaaaatgcttttacatggacaaagtgtacccattaagtacaccattggatattcaatcacttgaagtgaataaggatctgttccaacctctagaagaggacgaggaactccttggtcctgaaatactctatctcggtgtagatggtgcatttatttatcttgctaatgctaacaaaagtggtgcagatcatATTGGtaatgcaggttatttatccgatacccataaagttcgatttcaaaccggcaagcagggaatgcatatgattgagatcagtgattcattcgagaaacatgtgggttggaatgtgataaaagacccacaatattatacggagacaatgtttcatgcatagcgctattaaagggaggatttataaaaggagatagaacgaagcacatttcaccaaaattgttctacacacacgatcttcagaaaagtggtgacattgatgtgcaacaaatccgttcaagtaataatccagcagatttattcactaaatctttgccaacttcaacttttgagaagatggtatacaagattggaatgcggagactcaaatatttgaaacaaggttttcattagggggagtaaaatacgcgatgcactctttttcccttactaaggttttcccatggggttttccttataaggtttttaatgaggcacctagcaatgcgtcttactaaatatgtgtactctttttccttcgctgagattttttttcccacgtggttttttcctagtaaggttttaatgaggcacattatctttttaatgaacatccaagggggagtgttataaatatattatattatggatgttcatttagtactccgttgtaaataagcttcctgaagaagcttatccatatgggactccaccgtaaatatgtttatctatttagtactatattggaaataagcttcctgaagaaacttatcacttcggtacccagttatggataaacattacccccggtagaagattatccataccggatataatGAGCTTATCTTTTCattacccggttatggataacaattacccccggtagaagattatccataccggatataataagcttatccattcagtactccgttatgaataaatattgctctcagtagaagattatccatatatgGTACAGCAGCAACTTgcacagcagcttgtagcagcttacacaacaacttgtagtagcagcttacacaacagcttatagtagcttacactgcagcttgtagtagcagcttacacagcagcttgtagtagcagcttacagagcaacttcctttcttctataaatagaagagatttcggttcattatgtacatcaatttgaattcgaataatatatcagtttctctttatacttgtctttactttatagtgtTTATTTCGTAACAAAGTTATAGTAATAAATAGTTTAGCGTTAAAAATCTTATATGTTAGAACTCTTACTGAATTTTCCTTTGATCTGGTGCTCACTTCTCCCTCCCCGAAAAATGTTAGAATGTCAATTTCTTCACAGAAAAATGCTTCCGAATAAACTCATTAGCGTCGCCCTTTTCTTCTTTGCTTCATCTCTCTtcatttcttcttccttttcagcTGTTTTAGCACCAATTACCAAAGACCATGCAACTCGTCTATACTCGCTCTCAGTTTACCTCAAAACCCCTCCAAACCTCACAAATCTCCTTCTTGATTTGGGCGCTTCTTTCAGTTGGGTTGATTGTTCCAATAATAACTACATTTCCTCTACTTACCGAACCCTCTCCTGCGATTCCCCTTTGTGCTCTGCTCTTGGCTCACGCGCTTGTGCTAAGTGTTTTCACTCTCCTACCCCTCATTGTTCTAATAATCCCTGTACTCTTTCTCCTTTAAATTCTGTCACACACAAATTTTCGACCGGAAAGGCTATTGTTGACTCGCTTGCGTTGCCGGTCACTGACGGTCGGAATCCGGGTCACCTCAGGAGCTTTTCCGAGTTCCTGTTATCTTGCTCTAAGTCGTCTTTGTTGAAAGGCCTTACGAAAGGTGTAGCCGGTTTGGCCGGTTTAGGCCGGTCCAGATTCTCTCTCACCACACAGGTTGGAGTGTATCCGATGTCTTCTgttgttgcaattcttgaaaattcttttaactttaatttttttataattttgataTGTATTAAAGTTTTTTTCCCGTaaaatgaattgaagaaaatactACGCAGAAGATAAAATGATGTACGTTTGattataatttttcatatttacaAAGAAGACAATATGAATTAGTTGAATTAAGTTCGAATCATGCTAGTACGTTTATTTTAGGTCGTTGTTAGGAATCTTTTAGTCTTATTATAGATTACTCTGTCAATAGAAAAGCTAATTTTCTTATAATAGGAGGATAGTTTACTGGAGTGACCTGGACAACACAAAATTAATATAACTTAGTTTAGAATTGAGGCATAGTTATTATTACAAAATCATAAATTATATAAAAAGTTTCAGGTAATATCTAAATATATTTAACTATAATAAGCTATGATTTTATACTATTTTGCGTACGTAGCTTATTATAAGAccaaaaaagttttttttaaagaaattaatGTCAGTATGATATAGATGAGTTAATCTTCATACTTCATATGAACTTATTTAAGACCTTAAGTTCATCTTTTACAGGTTAGCACTGCCTTTTCGTCCGAACGCACATTTGCTCTGTGTCTATCCGGTTCGCCTTCAGCTCCTGGAGTGGCTTTTTTCGGTTCATCTGGACCGTATTACTTCCTCCCCGAAATAGACCTCTCAAAAACCCTCCGGTTCACTCCACTTCTCTTGAACGCATTTCAGAGTGACTATTTCATTAATTTGACTTCCATAAAAGTCAACAGCGTCACCGTGCAACTGAGCCGAAAGATCCTAGCCGTTGATGAACATGGTTTCGGTGGGACCAAGCTGAGCACCGTAACTCCATACACCTTACTACACAGTAGCATCTACAAAGCGTTCACCGAGACATTTGTAGATCAATCAACTAAGCTCAACCTCACAGTAACAAATCCTGTGGAACCATTTAAGGTTTGTTATAATGCAGATGAGGTAATGGAGACTAGGGTGGGACCAGCCGTGCCGACCGTTGACCTCGTGATGCAAGGTGATGATGTGTTTTGGAGGATATTCGGATCAAATTCAATGGTTAGGATATTTCGAGATGGTGTTGATGTGTggtgtttaggatttttggatgGTGGGGTTAAGACTAAGACATCTATTATAATTGGGGGACATCAAATGGAGGACAATCTATTGCAATTTGATTTGAGACAACAGAGATTAGGGTTTAGTTCATCAGTTTTGGCATACAACACCACATGTTCCAATTTCAACTTTACCACGGCTAGTAACTTGAGTTGAAATTAACCTAAAGCAAGACACTATATACCCTGGTTTTGTTTTTAATTATATAGTTTGAATGTACTTACGAATATTGTAAGGTATGCCGTCTTTGTTACTATTAATTTCAAGCATTTTATTCTGATATCTGAAATTTGTTGATTTTCAATACACTGGAACTTACAACAAGAGAAGAATACTCTAAAATTCAGAGTGAAATACATAGGAAAAACCAATATAGAATACATGTACTTGCACTACTTTATTAAATTTATGATAGTATCCGCCCGATGAATGGAAATTATTGATTTCCACTTGTACATTAAACTAGAAGAGTACCTTCCATAACAACAACAGCTTTCCCTCTCAGAAATACCCTCTGATTCTCCTCGTCTAGATGCACGTTCACAACGCCACCTCTAGTTGAGGCCTGAACCACAAAACAATACAAGTCAATAGGGAAAAGAGAACAAATGTGGTTAGATAAGTACCACATTGCACAAACACATGGATAAGAATTTCAGCTTGTGCTTTTTCGTGCCCACTGGAGCAGAGGCGGATCAAAAATTTAAACTTATTTAGCTggatttttaatacatatacagGGCCTAAGCCAAAGTTACTAGGTTCAGATAAACCTGTAACTTATTCATTGGCTCTGCCCCTGCACCGGAGGGGATGGGGGAAGTTGGTAGAAAAGAGGAAGTACCGCTAAAGCAACAAAGTCACATTTGCCAAGCTTTTTATGCCAATAAGGAGCCAAAGCACAATGAGCACTTCCACAAACAGGATCCTGAAAAGTTTTGTTTgagaaaacaaaaatatgaacAGGTGAGATATCTAAGAAGCATGAGCTATACCAACATATAGACCTGTAGTTGGCCAAGGTATAATAAATAATATCTACAGTATATAATTGGCTTAATTCTATAGGTTGTGCAAATTCAGCACTACCCTTTTCATTGACTATGATCTGATTGAACGCAATTTATTACTGTATACCTCATTGATTCAAGTTGTGGCAGTTACCTCATTGATTCCGAACTTTGGCCAGAAGTAGCGACTATGGAAATCAAAGCCAGAATCCCTTGGAGCAGGTCCAGTTATTACTATACCTTTGCCAGGGAAATTCATTATTTGAGCAAACTGAGGTTGGCATTCCACCACTGCCTCTCCTGATGGGAGCAATATCTGGAAAAAACAAAAATTTCTTCATATCCCTAGAAAGGGctaattttaattaaaatttgtCTACGATGCCTTGTCCTAGGATTGAAAGCAATTTCCTTTTCGTtctttcttgtatgttcttcATGTTTGTACCTTTATATATGCACTAGTGAATATAAAAGGTAAATAATACGTACAACATAATAGCCGTGAGATGTGTCACTGATCTCAACCACAGATGCACCATTCAAGCTTTCAGAAATTGCAGCAACATCAGCAGAACTCGTCTCGGCTACTTGGACAACAGGAAAATCCAATTCAATTGAGTAATCGTCCTGAGATTTTGGAGCTTTGGTTTCTGGAACTCTTTTGGCAGTTAAAATTCCTGACTTTGTTGAAAACTCAATCGTATCAGTTTTAACTAAGCCATAGGCAAACAGAAAGTGTGCAGCTGCTAGCGTTGCATGTCCACATAGATCTACCTGCAAAGCACAAATGAAATTCCTTTGCTAAAGAGTGAATTACTTGCACTCATTCAGAAAGAAAAATAAGCAGGAAACAGATGCTGGGTTTAGCTTTTTCAAAACAGATACTACTGCTCTTTTATTCATTTCAATAAACACTTTTCAAACTTATGGATTCCATTTCTCCCCAGTTTTACCAAAAACAAATTTTCAGAGAGATGAGCTCCAAACTTTATTCTCCAATTAACAAATCTTACCCACTAAGTAAAAGTGCTTTGCATATTGTATTGCCTGAATTCAGGATTTAAACTGTATGAGTTCCAAATTTGTTTGCTAATTAATAACTTTACCAAAATTGATCAAGTAGAAAGGATCGGAGGGTATAGAGTTCATACTGCCTTCCTAGTGTTAAATAAGACAGAGGAATAAAATTAAAGCTAAGTATCGGAAGGTTTGATTGAGTAACAGTTGTTTGAAGTTGAAAGAGGAGGTAGCTAGACAGGCTGACCTCAGTAACCGGAGTGAACCAACGAAGGCCAAATGTGGGGTTAGCTTCATTAGATAGGGTAAGTGGCTGAGTGAGATAACAAGTTTCAGAGATATTGAACTCAGTAGCAACAGACTGTAACCATTCATCATCTCTGTCTTCTTCTAATAAGCAAACAGCTGCTGGGTTCCCTTTGAATGCTGCGTCAGTGAAGGCATCCACCTGTGATGAGTTCAATAACcatttgaaaaaatgaaaataccATTCAAGAAACATAATAAATGTGTGAGACAGAAATTACTTACCACACAGTACTTCACGGGTTTCATGGCCATTGTACTAAACAAACAAGATTAGTCAAGGAAGAAATTAGTGCCCTGGAATAACCACGAGATATTTAGGATTTTATAGGGACTAGTTAATAAAGCAGTCGCAGTGTCACTTAGTCAATGGATGGCTCTTGGCGATCAAGTTACCCAAGATCAAATTGTATTTCCCaacctttcttttttattctttcttcatttgactatgcATAGTGAATCTTAACTGGCGACTGCGACCATCAGTAATTAACTTGGATTATTTGATCTCATTTTGACACTAGCTACTTTTTCAAGTTTTATTTTTAGTCATCACTAGTTGTTTTACTCATTTGCCAAAATAAAAGTATGCTTAAAACAAGACAAACAAATACTTAGCTATTTATATTTTTCAACTACTTAtaaggaatgaagttattcgaaACAACGTGAGAGTGGTTTcggtggaggacaagatgcggaaagacttagatggttcgggcatatAAAGTGGTGAGACACATATATCCTATGAGGAGATGTGAGAAGTTGGTCTTGGTGGGACCGAGGAGAAGTAGATGCAGACCTAAGAAGTATTTGGACGAAGTGATTAGGTAGGACATGGTACTGCTTCAGCTTATCGAGGATATAACCTTTAATAAGAGGGTGTGAAGGCCGAACATTAAGGTAGAGGGTTAATAAGTAGTAGagtgcttttcttttcttatgtTAATAGCAAATATAGAGAACTTGTAGTGATAGAATAGTTTTCTTACAATATTTAGACGCATTTAATCGGAGCGAACGACCTGAACAACAATAATTCATATAACTTGTTTAGAATGGAGACACACTTGATTGTTATTATAGTAGAATCAGAAAATATCTAGATATATTTTACTGTAATAAGACATGTCTTTATATTATTATatctgtatgggtcaaaattagaTCAGA
This genomic stretch from Nicotiana sylvestris chromosome 9, ASM39365v2, whole genome shotgun sequence harbors:
- the LOC104223521 gene encoding probable aspartic proteinase GIP1, with the protein product MLECQFLHRKMLPNKLISVALFFFASSLFISSSFSAVLAPITKDHATRLYSLSVYLKTPPNLTNLLLDLGASFSWVDCSNNNYISSTYRTLSCDSPLCSALGSRACAKCFHSPTPHCSNNPCTLSPLNSVTHKFSTGKAIVDSLALPVTDGRNPGHLRSFSEFLLSCSKSSLLKGLTKGVAGLAGLGRSRFSLTTQVSTAFSSERTFALCLSGSPSAPGVAFFGSSGPYYFLPEIDLSKTLRFTPLLLNAFQSDYFINLTSIKVNSVTVQLSRKILAVDEHGFGGTKLSTVTPYTLLHSSIYKAFTETFVDQSTKLNLTVTNPVEPFKVCYNADEVMETRVGPAVPTVDLVMQGDDVFWRIFGSNSMVRIFRDGVDVWCLGFLDGGVKTKTSIIIGGHQMEDNLLQFDLRQQRLGFSSSVLAYNTTCSNFNFTTASNLS
- the LOC104223520 gene encoding uncharacterized protein — translated: MAMKPVKYCVVDAFTDAAFKGNPAAVCLLEEDRDDEWLQSVATEFNISETCYLTQPLTLSNEANPTFGLRWFTPVTEVDLCGHATLAAAHFLFAYGLVKTDTIEFSTKSGILTAKRVPETKAPKSQDDYSIELDFPVVQVAETSSADVAAISESLNGASVVEISDTSHGYYVILLPSGEAVVECQPQFAQIMNFPGKGIVITGPAPRDSGFDFHSRYFWPKFGINEDPVCGSAHCALAPYWHKKLGKCDFVALAASTRGGVVNVHLDEENQRVFLRGKAVVVMEGTLLV